Proteins found in one Mucilaginibacter gracilis genomic segment:
- a CDS encoding amino acid permease, translating to MKLFIKKPIAQLMAAAQEGEKTLKRTLGVGSLIALGIGAIIGAGIFVRTAAAAGEHAGPAVTISFLIAAAGCALAGLCYAEFASMIPIAGSAYTYSYATMGEFIAWIIGWDLVLEYALGAATVAIGWSQYFNNFLESFFGVHIPFALCHSPFETSTTTTGMYAAELGSHGIVNLPAIFILLMLTLLLIKGTAESAAVNNVIVIIKVAIVLMIIGLGWSFINPANHTPYLIPANAGTVKTNTGIVNYADTFNHGWLGVLRGASVVFFAFIGFDAVSTAAQEAKNPQKDMPKGILISLVFCTVLYVLFSHVLTGLVSYKEFLVQGKEASVTYAISAVMHGYGWLAKLVTIAILAGFSSVILVMLLGQTRVFYTMSIDGLIPPVFSKLHPKFSTPYKSQWLFFIMVSVFAGFIPDSIVGDMVSIGTLFAFVLVCLGIMILRNTDPNLVRPFKTPLYYIVCPLGAIICLAMMGSEGLENWLRLFIWMGIGMAVYFGYSIKHSHVRHGKPEAANDPPNPKFVE from the coding sequence ATGAAATTATTTATTAAGAAACCTATTGCACAATTGATGGCCGCCGCGCAGGAAGGCGAAAAAACCTTAAAGCGTACCCTTGGCGTTGGCTCACTTATTGCCCTCGGCATTGGTGCTATTATCGGAGCCGGTATCTTTGTACGTACCGCCGCCGCCGCCGGTGAACATGCTGGTCCGGCTGTAACTATCTCATTTTTAATTGCCGCCGCAGGTTGCGCGCTTGCAGGCTTATGCTATGCGGAGTTTGCCAGTATGATACCTATTGCAGGTTCGGCCTACACCTACTCGTATGCTACCATGGGCGAATTTATTGCCTGGATAATAGGTTGGGATTTGGTGCTTGAGTATGCACTTGGTGCAGCTACGGTAGCCATTGGCTGGTCGCAATATTTCAATAATTTTTTAGAAAGTTTTTTTGGTGTACATATACCCTTTGCACTTTGCCACTCGCCCTTTGAAACATCAACCACCACAACAGGCATGTATGCCGCCGAGTTAGGCTCACACGGCATAGTTAACCTTCCCGCTATATTTATATTGTTAATGCTAACGTTGCTGCTCATCAAAGGTACTGCCGAATCGGCAGCCGTTAATAACGTTATTGTTATTATTAAAGTAGCTATTGTATTAATGATTATCGGTTTAGGCTGGAGTTTTATTAACCCGGCTAACCATACACCTTACCTTATACCTGCCAATGCGGGTACTGTTAAAACAAACACTGGCATAGTTAATTATGCCGATACGTTTAACCACGGCTGGCTTGGCGTATTGCGTGGTGCAAGTGTGGTATTCTTCGCTTTTATTGGTTTTGATGCCGTATCAACCGCAGCTCAGGAAGCTAAGAATCCACAAAAAGATATGCCAAAAGGTATTTTGATATCGCTGGTATTCTGTACTGTTTTATACGTTTTGTTCTCGCACGTGTTAACAGGTTTAGTGTCTTACAAAGAGTTTTTGGTACAAGGTAAAGAAGCATCTGTTACCTACGCTATTTCGGCAGTAATGCACGGTTATGGCTGGTTAGCCAAATTGGTTACCATCGCTATTTTGGCTGGTTTCTCGTCGGTTATCCTGGTCATGCTATTGGGCCAAACACGTGTGTTTTACACCATGAGTATTGATGGTTTAATACCGCCGGTATTCTCTAAACTACACCCCAAATTTAGCACGCCATATAAATCGCAATGGTTATTCTTTATCATGGTATCGGTATTTGCCGGGTTTATACCCGATAGCATAGTAGGCGATATGGTAAGTATCGGTACGCTGTTCGCGTTCGTTTTGGTTTGTCTTGGTATCATGATTTTACGTAACACTGATCCTAACCTGGTACGTCCGTTCAAAACACCTTTATACTACATCGTTTGTCCGTTAGGTGCCATTATCTGTTTAGCCATGATGGGCAGCGAAGGTTTAGAAAACTGGTTACGTTTATTCATTTGGATGGGTATTGGTATGGCGGTTTACTTTGGCTATAGCATTAAACATTCACATGTAAGGCATGGCAAACCCGAAGCTGCAAATGATCCCCCAAATCCGAAATTTGTAGAATAA
- a CDS encoding multidrug effflux MFS transporter encodes MDRKRYIILILILGTLSALSPFSIDMYLPAFQAIAKDLGTSVEHIQLSLTSYFIGISLGQLLYGPLLDRFGRKKPLFIGLLIYIVASLGCAVTKSANMLIFMRLLQALGSCAGMVAARALVRDLFPVGDIAKVFSLLLLVVALSPMVAPTVGGYISAWFGWHWVFIILTTIAAFIFAGCIYWLPNGREPDKLLSLKPIPIVINFYSVFKQPQFYVYAITGGIASASQYAYLSGSSNVFIGFYHVSQKQFGWIFAFIAAGLIGSSQVNSVLLRSFKSEQVIKVALFIQCLVGLALFTVTFEGWIDKTGMILLIFTFLCCQGFISPNASALSLTPFAKQAGSASALMGFLQMGIGSVASAMVSILSSAYNGSSLPMTGIMAVCPLLGTALLFTGSRIIKKQFIPASAGPLIHLE; translated from the coding sequence TTGGATAGAAAACGATATATTATACTCATACTTATTTTAGGGACGTTATCGGCATTGAGCCCGTTCTCTATTGATATGTACCTACCTGCTTTCCAGGCTATTGCTAAAGATCTGGGAACATCTGTTGAGCATATCCAGCTATCGTTAACCAGCTATTTTATTGGTATTTCGTTGGGGCAATTGCTTTATGGGCCGCTGCTTGATCGTTTTGGCCGCAAAAAGCCTTTGTTTATTGGCCTACTGATTTATATTGTGGCTTCGTTAGGCTGCGCGGTAACAAAATCGGCCAATATGCTCATTTTTATGCGCCTGTTGCAGGCTTTGGGCAGTTGCGCGGGCATGGTTGCCGCCCGCGCCCTGGTGCGGGACCTTTTCCCGGTTGGCGATATTGCGAAGGTATTTTCGCTACTGCTGCTGGTAGTAGCACTTTCGCCAATGGTGGCCCCTACCGTGGGCGGCTACATAAGCGCCTGGTTTGGCTGGCATTGGGTATTTATTATACTCACAACTATTGCTGCATTTATATTTGCCGGCTGCATTTATTGGCTCCCCAATGGCCGCGAGCCTGATAAATTGCTATCGTTAAAGCCAATACCTATTGTTATTAATTTTTACAGTGTATTTAAGCAGCCGCAGTTTTATGTTTATGCAATTACGGGCGGCATAGCATCGGCAAGCCAATATGCTTATTTGTCGGGTTCGTCAAACGTGTTTATTGGTTTTTACCATGTGAGCCAAAAACAATTTGGATGGATATTTGCCTTTATAGCCGCCGGGCTTATTGGCTCCAGCCAGGTTAACAGCGTTTTATTACGCAGTTTTAAAAGCGAACAGGTAATTAAAGTAGCGTTGTTTATACAATGCCTTGTGGGCCTGGCGTTATTTACCGTTACTTTTGAAGGCTGGATTGATAAAACCGGAATGATACTGCTCATTTTTACCTTTTTGTGCTGCCAGGGCTTTATATCGCCCAATGCATCGGCCTTATCGCTAACGCCCTTTGCAAAGCAAGCCGGAAGCGCATCGGCACTGATGGGTTTTTTACAGATGGGTATTGGCTCGGTAGCATCGGCAATGGTAAGTATTTTAAGTTCGGCCTACAACGGCAGTTCGCTCCCAATGACGGGTATTATGGCCGTTTGCCCCTTACTTGGCACAGCACTGCTTTTTACCGGAAGCCGTATTATTAAAAAACAATTTATCCCGGCAAGTGCCGGCCCCTTAATACATTTAGAATAG
- a CDS encoding tetratricopeptide repeat protein → MKKLTIFLMFLLCSPLLKAQDVYDKYIDFNKAIAMDNDKDKALSLANEILTGTEKLPAKTQTNFYAKVAKLYEDKNEQTKAITFWEKVLAAEPNYYVAHRALGYLYIQQSNALAAKINASRKDPQAYATYTSQYQKIIKSSLFHLEKAQACDPDDTSLNYIKKLYQQLNDSADLNSLSARLTDMSKHCVELLTD, encoded by the coding sequence ATGAAAAAATTAACAATATTTTTGATGTTTTTATTGTGCAGCCCCTTGCTTAAAGCACAGGACGTTTACGATAAATACATTGATTTTAACAAGGCTATTGCGATGGATAACGACAAGGATAAAGCGTTAAGCCTTGCCAACGAAATTTTAACCGGCACCGAAAAACTTCCTGCTAAAACCCAAACCAACTTTTATGCCAAGGTGGCCAAGTTGTATGAAGATAAAAACGAACAAACTAAGGCGATAACCTTTTGGGAAAAAGTACTTGCTGCCGAACCCAATTATTACGTGGCTCACCGCGCCCTGGGCTACCTTTATATACAGCAAAGCAATGCACTGGCAGCCAAAATTAATGCATCCCGAAAAGACCCGCAGGCTTATGCTACCTACACAAGCCAATACCAAAAGATAATTAAAAGCAGTTTGTTCCACCTGGAAAAAGCGCAAGCCTGCGACCCGGACGATACCTCGTTAAACTACATAAAAAAACTGTACCAGCAGCTAAACGACAGTGCCGATTTAAACTCGCTAAGTGCCCGCTTAACAGACATGAGCAAACATTGTGTTGAGTTGCTTACCGATTAG
- a CDS encoding RsmB/NOP family class I SAM-dependent RNA methyltransferase codes for MKAFNQLKTFQRILGEYPVDTPLSKFLPGFYRQNKQMGSTDRRIANRLIYNYFRLGKALDNTVTEERLFVAEFLCNTQTNSFLAHFKPDWALCVGFSLDEKLAMVKVSYPDFKLEDVFPWTDALSADVDRDAFLKSFFIQPDLYIRVLKGFEPQVKSTLAKAEIVFREEANQCLALANGTRLDTLFQNQHWFEIQDLSSQQTAQFFKPNKWEHWWDACAASGGKTLLLHELQPDLKLVVSDIRESILANLDERLHQAGLFKYQKKLVDLTKNVDPELHDYQFDGIILDAPCSGSGTWSRTPEMIAQFQDFKIQSFKNLQQSIVRNVVKYLKPGKPLIYITCSAFKAENEDMVDFLTAEFGLKLEEKTVLKGYGHKADTMFVARMVAPDTKLNRSIKTDE; via the coding sequence ATGAAAGCCTTTAATCAATTGAAAACTTTTCAGCGTATACTGGGAGAATATCCGGTTGATACGCCTTTGAGCAAGTTTTTGCCAGGCTTTTACCGCCAAAATAAACAAATGGGCTCTACCGACAGGCGTATTGCTAACAGGCTCATTTACAATTATTTTAGATTAGGCAAGGCACTTGATAATACCGTTACCGAAGAACGCTTGTTTGTTGCCGAATTTTTGTGCAATACGCAAACCAATTCGTTTTTGGCTCATTTTAAACCCGATTGGGCGCTATGTGTAGGCTTTAGTTTAGACGAAAAGCTGGCCATGGTAAAGGTTAGTTACCCGGATTTTAAACTGGAAGATGTTTTTCCGTGGACTGATGCGCTTTCGGCGGATGTGGATAGGGATGCATTTTTAAAGTCGTTTTTTATTCAGCCCGATCTGTATATCCGCGTGTTAAAAGGTTTTGAACCGCAGGTAAAATCAACGCTAGCTAAAGCGGAAATTGTATTTAGGGAGGAAGCCAACCAATGCCTTGCCCTGGCCAACGGTACGCGCCTTGATACCTTGTTTCAAAACCAACACTGGTTCGAAATTCAGGATTTATCGTCGCAGCAAACGGCTCAGTTTTTTAAGCCCAATAAATGGGAACACTGGTGGGACGCCTGCGCTGCTTCGGGAGGCAAAACACTTTTACTACACGAGTTGCAACCCGATTTAAAGCTGGTTGTGTCAGACATTCGCGAATCTATCCTTGCTAACCTTGACGAACGCCTGCACCAGGCCGGACTATTCAAATACCAAAAAAAACTGGTTGACCTTACCAAAAATGTTGACCCGGAATTACATGATTACCAATTTGACGGTATTATTTTAGACGCACCGTGCAGTGGCTCGGGCACCTGGAGCCGCACGCCCGAAATGATAGCCCAGTTTCAGGATTTTAAAATACAGTCCTTTAAAAACCTGCAACAAAGTATTGTGCGCAATGTGGTAAAGTACCTAAAGCCAGGCAAGCCGCTTATTTACATTACCTGCTCGGCCTTTAAAGCCGAAAATGAAGATATGGTTGATTTTTTGACTGCTGAGTTTGGATTGAAGTTGGAAGAGAAAACGGTTTTAAAGGGATATGGGCATAAGGCGGACACGATGTTTGTGGCGAGGATGGTGGCACCGGATACAAAATTGAATAGGTCAATTAAAACCGATGAATAA
- the guaA gene encoding glutamine-hydrolyzing GMP synthase, with amino-acid sequence MPEKIIILDFGSQFTQLIARRVRELNIYCEIYPYNHIPDFDADVKGIILSGSPHSVRQEEPPHFDYNTYKDKYPILAVCYGAQYLAHFYGGEVQASSTREYGRANLQYIQPGNPLFKAIPAGSQTWMSHADTIVTLADDFEVIASTETVRVAAYQIKNSQTYGIQFHPEVTHSIDGKQLLQNFLVDICGCIQEWTPDSFVETTIANLKEKLGDDKVVLGLSGGVDSSVAAVLLHHAIGKNLHCIFVDNGLLRKDEFQSVLDSYQHMGLNVKGVDAKQRFYDALSGLSDPEQKRKAIGRVFIEVFDDEANRIENVKWLGQGTIYPDIIESVSVKGPSATIKSHHNVGGLPDFMKLKVVEPLNTLFKDEVRKVGRSLKIDENILGRHPFPGPGLAIRILGEVTPEKVHILQEADAIYINNLKSSGLYDKVWQAGTIFLPVQSVGVMGDERTYENVVCLRAVESLDGMTADWCHLPYDVLAKISNEIINNVKGINRVVYDISSKPPATIEWE; translated from the coding sequence ATGCCTGAAAAAATTATAATTCTCGATTTTGGTTCGCAGTTCACACAGCTTATAGCCCGCCGGGTTAGAGAACTCAATATTTACTGCGAAATTTACCCCTACAATCACATTCCCGATTTTGATGCAGATGTAAAAGGAATCATCCTTTCCGGAAGTCCGCATTCGGTAAGGCAAGAGGAGCCGCCACATTTTGATTACAACACTTATAAAGATAAATACCCAATTTTAGCAGTTTGCTACGGTGCGCAATACCTGGCCCATTTTTACGGCGGCGAGGTGCAGGCATCAAGCACACGCGAATACGGCCGTGCTAACCTGCAATATATACAGCCCGGTAACCCGCTGTTTAAGGCTATTCCGGCTGGTTCGCAAACCTGGATGTCGCACGCAGATACCATTGTAACCCTGGCCGACGATTTTGAAGTAATTGCCAGTACCGAAACCGTGCGTGTTGCTGCTTATCAAATTAAAAATTCGCAAACGTATGGTATCCAGTTTCACCCGGAGGTAACGCATAGTATTGATGGCAAACAATTGCTGCAAAACTTTTTGGTTGACATTTGCGGATGCATACAGGAGTGGACCCCCGATTCGTTTGTGGAAACCACGATTGCCAATTTGAAAGAAAAGCTGGGCGATGATAAGGTGGTACTGGGCCTTTCGGGCGGTGTGGATTCGTCGGTTGCGGCGGTTTTGCTGCACCATGCCATTGGCAAAAACCTGCATTGCATTTTTGTTGATAACGGCCTGTTACGTAAAGACGAATTTCAGTCGGTACTGGATTCGTACCAGCACATGGGCCTTAATGTAAAAGGAGTTGATGCCAAACAACGCTTTTATGATGCATTGAGCGGATTATCGGACCCTGAACAAAAGCGTAAAGCAATTGGCCGCGTTTTTATTGAGGTTTTTGATGATGAAGCAAACCGCATTGAAAATGTAAAATGGTTGGGGCAAGGCACAATTTATCCGGATATTATCGAATCCGTATCGGTAAAAGGGCCATCGGCAACCATCAAATCGCACCATAACGTTGGCGGCCTGCCCGATTTTATGAAACTTAAAGTAGTTGAACCGCTTAATACCTTGTTTAAAGACGAAGTACGCAAAGTGGGCCGATCATTAAAAATAGATGAGAATATACTTGGCAGGCACCCTTTCCCGGGGCCTGGGCTGGCCATCCGCATTTTAGGCGAGGTTACTCCCGAAAAAGTGCATATTTTACAGGAAGCTGATGCCATATACATCAACAATTTAAAGTCTTCGGGGTTGTATGATAAGGTTTGGCAGGCCGGTACCATATTTTTGCCCGTGCAATCGGTAGGGGTAATGGGCGATGAGCGTACTTACGAAAATGTGGTATGTTTGCGCGCAGTAGAATCGTTAGACGGTATGACTGCCGACTGGTGCCATTTACCTTATGATGTGCTGGCAAAAATATCAAACGAGATTATTAATAATGTTAAAGGAATTAACCGCGTAGTTTATGACATTAGCTCAAAGCCACCGGCTACCATCGAGTGGGAATAA
- a CDS encoding MarC family protein: MSEYFVFDPREILSVTLILFAIIDIVGTVPVIIELQRKAGYIAAEKASLTVLFLMVIFLFVGKELLSIIGIDIPSFAIAGSLVIFFIALEMILGHKFFKEDEMAETTSSVSIVPLAFPLIAGAGTMTTLLSLKSQYQTQNILVGITLNTLFVYLVLKNTYRIERILGKTGLEILRKAFGIILLAIAIKLFRSNTHL, encoded by the coding sequence ATGAGTGAATACTTTGTTTTTGATCCCAGGGAAATACTATCCGTTACCTTAATCCTGTTCGCTATTATTGATATTGTGGGTACTGTGCCCGTTATTATTGAGTTGCAGCGCAAGGCAGGTTATATAGCGGCCGAAAAAGCATCATTAACCGTGTTGTTTTTAATGGTTATTTTTTTGTTTGTAGGGAAAGAGTTGTTAAGCATTATAGGCATTGATATACCCTCGTTTGCTATTGCCGGTTCGCTGGTTATTTTCTTTATCGCTTTGGAGATGATACTGGGCCACAAGTTTTTTAAGGAAGATGAAATGGCCGAAACCACATCTTCGGTTTCCATTGTACCGTTGGCATTCCCACTCATAGCAGGCGCGGGCACCATGACTACCCTGCTTTCACTTAAATCGCAATACCAAACTCAAAACATTTTGGTAGGCATTACGCTCAACACTTTATTTGTCTATCTGGTATTAAAAAACACCTACCGTATAGAAAGAATATTAGGCAAAACCGGCCTCGAAATTTTACGAAAGGCTTTTGGGATAATTTTGTTGGCTATTGCGATAAAATTGTTTAGGAGTAATACGCATTTGTAG
- a CDS encoding ABC transporter substrate-binding protein — translation MTLAQSHRLPSSGNKWIVFVLIGLVLGACSPKLAPVTQKPVTKPVESKTPDVKVTPKVVAVHTSTVSLILPFELNKLDLSSAATSANLSRADLAVGYYQGFKLALDSLTAQGYNFKLQVFDSNGDDSQAHSLAGNTKLRTSDLIVGPVFPEGIKAFSTAMHGINKPLISPLSPAAPAEFKNNNLVTIEPPLEYHAWRIARYIKERLRPVKVFVLKSGYSDENKYILPFKKAIDSLSRKRIQVVYLTVTKGNLSAIIPQLSTSAQNIFIVPATDQTFLAVTLAALDKLNKTYPVTVFGHPNWYKSSFLQATLLQRLKTYITVSDKVDYNDDETKQFIKAYRDAYHLEPSDYAIKGFDDGYYLGTLLSTDTEAFKKLDKLNYLGLHNQFSFIKTGNAGWVNTHVSIYQYQNFELKPVE, via the coding sequence ATGACATTAGCTCAAAGCCACCGGCTACCATCGAGTGGGAATAAATGGATAGTATTTGTATTGATAGGGCTTGTTTTAGGCGCATGTTCGCCTAAACTTGCTCCCGTTACGCAAAAACCGGTAACAAAGCCTGTAGAAAGTAAAACCCCGGATGTAAAAGTTACTCCTAAGGTTGTGGCTGTACACACTTCTACTGTGTCGCTTATTTTACCTTTTGAATTGAATAAGCTCGATTTGAGTTCGGCTGCTACAAGTGCCAATTTAAGCCGGGCCGATTTGGCTGTTGGTTATTACCAGGGCTTTAAGCTTGCGCTCGATTCGTTAACCGCTCAGGGCTATAACTTTAAACTACAGGTTTTTGATTCAAACGGCGACGATTCGCAGGCGCATAGCCTGGCAGGCAACACAAAATTGCGCACCAGCGATTTAATAGTTGGGCCGGTATTTCCGGAAGGTATAAAAGCTTTTAGCACAGCCATGCATGGCATTAATAAACCGCTCATATCGCCGCTTTCGCCTGCGGCACCTGCCGAGTTTAAAAACAATAATTTGGTTACCATCGAACCGCCGTTAGAATACCACGCCTGGCGCATTGCCCGTTATATTAAAGAGCGTTTAAGGCCGGTAAAGGTTTTTGTTTTAAAATCGGGCTATAGCGACGAGAATAAATATATCCTCCCGTTTAAAAAAGCTATTGATAGCCTAAGTCGTAAACGCATACAGGTGGTTTACCTCACTGTAACCAAGGGTAATTTAAGCGCAATAATACCACAGCTATCCACCTCGGCGCAAAACATATTTATCGTTCCGGCTACCGATCAAACTTTTTTAGCAGTAACATTAGCCGCGTTAGATAAACTGAATAAAACCTACCCCGTAACCGTATTTGGGCACCCCAACTGGTACAAGTCTTCATTTTTACAGGCCACTTTGCTACAGAGGCTAAAAACCTACATCACCGTATCCGACAAAGTTGATTATAATGATGATGAAACGAAGCAATTTATTAAAGCTTACCGCGATGCCTACCACCTTGAGCCCAGCGATTATGCAATTAAAGGCTTTGACGATGGCTATTATTTAGGAACCTTATTGAGTACCGATACCGAGGCTTTTAAAAAGCTGGATAAGCTTAACTACCTGGGTTTACATAACCAATTCAGTTTTATAAAAACGGGAAATGCGGGTTGGGTAAATACCCATGTAAGCATTTATCAGTATCAAAATTTTGAACTAAAGCCCGTAGAATGA
- a CDS encoding glycoside hydrolase family 43 protein: MFKALYVILLVAASVSTVLAQTAKWGDQHNGTYANPILPADFHDTDVIRVGSDYFLVSATNQLSPGILIMQSKDMVNWKIVGHAVNDITRISASYNYDKLQGRGITASAIRYHDNEFLIYFTDPDEGVFMTSAGKISGPWSPLIQLIKGPGWGSPCPLWNDAGDAYLAATNFADNYKVHLFKMANNGESITMPGNVIQQGKAAYGGKLYKIKNYYYHFYSELTAEGRVLFAERSANVTGPYTEHHQLMHKADHEPNQASMVQNEKGDWYLIAQHSQARWDGRELSLLPVTWVNDWPVAGTLAGDGIGEMAWTARKPATDPNATPIQTSDDFSSKTLSPQWEWCFQPNAEKWSVTERAGYLRLYASKVPQPEVIEKIPNVITQRPWRLEQSIATVKFDIAHMTDGQIAAMCLFGKTTGIFGVKQNDNLRHIYFSAGGITKQGLQIEIANVWLRAIWDANGLAKFYYSTDGVNYDAFGDAYSITNVDNDGAAKIGIYTASDNESGGFIDIDWFHYGLN, encoded by the coding sequence ATGTTTAAAGCATTATACGTCATTTTGCTGGTTGCCGCGTCGGTGAGTACCGTTTTGGCTCAAACCGCTAAATGGGGCGATCAACATAATGGTACATATGCCAACCCTATACTTCCGGCGGATTTTCACGATACCGATGTGATACGCGTAGGGTCCGACTATTTTTTGGTATCCGCCACCAATCAATTATCGCCGGGCATCCTCATCATGCAGTCAAAAGATATGGTTAACTGGAAAATAGTTGGCCATGCCGTTAACGATATAACACGCATAAGTGCCAGTTATAATTACGATAAATTACAAGGCCGGGGTATAACAGCAAGTGCTATCCGTTACCACGATAATGAATTTTTAATTTACTTTACCGACCCTGATGAAGGTGTTTTTATGACCAGCGCAGGCAAAATTAGCGGCCCCTGGAGCCCCTTAATTCAACTGATAAAAGGGCCGGGATGGGGAAGCCCCTGCCCGTTGTGGAACGATGCCGGTGATGCTTATTTAGCCGCTACCAATTTTGCCGACAATTACAAAGTGCATTTGTTTAAAATGGCTAACAATGGCGAAAGTATAACTATGCCAGGCAATGTAATACAGCAAGGCAAAGCCGCTTACGGAGGCAAACTTTACAAAATAAAAAACTATTATTACCACTTTTACAGTGAGCTTACTGCCGAGGGCAGGGTGCTTTTTGCAGAACGATCTGCAAATGTTACAGGCCCTTACACAGAACATCATCAGTTAATGCATAAAGCCGACCATGAGCCAAACCAAGCCTCGATGGTGCAAAACGAAAAAGGCGATTGGTATTTAATAGCGCAACATAGCCAGGCACGTTGGGATGGCCGCGAATTAAGTTTGCTACCCGTAACCTGGGTTAATGATTGGCCCGTTGCCGGAACCCTTGCCGGGGATGGCATTGGCGAAATGGCATGGACGGCACGCAAACCTGCAACCGACCCTAACGCTACACCCATACAAACCAGCGATGATTTTAGCAGCAAAACTTTATCGCCACAGTGGGAGTGGTGCTTTCAGCCAAATGCCGAAAAATGGTCGGTAACGGAGCGGGCGGGATATTTAAGGCTATACGCAAGCAAAGTGCCACAGCCCGAAGTGATAGAAAAAATACCCAATGTAATAACGCAACGCCCCTGGCGGCTTGAGCAAAGCATAGCCACCGTTAAGTTTGATATTGCCCACATGACGGACGGGCAAATAGCAGCAATGTGTTTATTTGGTAAAACAACAGGCATTTTTGGTGTTAAACAAAACGATAATTTAAGGCATATTTATTTTAGTGCAGGCGGTATAACCAAACAAGGCCTTCAAATAGAAATTGCAAACGTATGGCTGCGCGCCATTTGGGATGCCAACGGCCTTGCTAAATTTTATTACAGCACCGATGGTGTTAACTATGATGCTTTTGGCGATGCTTACAGCATAACCAACGTTGACAATGATGGAGCTGCAAAAATAGGCATATACACCGCCAGCGACAACGAAAGCGGCGGCTTTATTGATATTGATTGGTTTCACTACGGGCTGAACTGA